The DNA sequence GTTCAGCCTCTATAAGAGGACCGGGAAGCTCAGTTGGGGCCTCCTGTTGGATTGAAGATGACTCCATCTCTTCTGGAGGCTGAACTGGGGTCTCCTGCTGGGCTGGAGAAgattcagcctccccagaagactcagaaggctgagctggaTACTCCTGCTCACTGGGGGAAAGTTGAGCCTCCGTAGGAGGACATGGAAGCTCAGTAGGGGCCTCCTGTTGGATTGCAGATGACTCCatctcttctggaggctgagctggggtctCCTGCTGGGCTAGAGAAgattcagcctccccagaagactcagaaggctgagctggcCGCTCCTGCTCACTGGGGGAAAGTTCAGCCTCTATAGGAGGACCTGGAAGCTCAGTTGGGGCCTCCTGTTGGATTGCAGATGACTCCatctcctctggaggctgagctggggtctccagctgggctggagaagattcagcctccccagaagactcagaaggctgagctggctgctcCTGCTCACTGGGGGAAAGTTGAGCCTCTATAGGAGGACCTGGAAGCTCAGTTGGGGCCTCCTGTTGGATTGCAGATGACTCCatctcttctggaggctgagctggggtctcctgctgggctggagaagattcagcctccccagaagactcagaaggctgagctggctgctcCTGCTCACTGGGGGAAAATTCAGCCTCTATAGGAGGTCCTGGAAGCTCAGTTGGGGCCTCCTGTTGGATTGCAGATGTCTCCATCTCTTCTGGAGACTGAGCTGGGGTATCTTGCTGGGCTGGAGATgattcagcctccccagaagactcagaaggctgagctggctgctcCTTCTCACTGGGGGAAAGTTGAACCTCTGTAGGAGGACCTGGAAGCTCAGTTGCGGCCTCCTGTTGGATTGCAGATGACTCGATCTCTTCTGGAGGTTGAGCTGGGGTCTCCTGCTTGGCTGGAGAAGATTCAACCTCCCGagaagactcagaaggctgaagtggctgCTCCTGCTCACTGGGGGAAAGTTCAGCCTCTATAGGAGGACCTGGAAGCTCAGTTGGGGCCTCCTGTTGGATTGCAGATGACTCCatctcttctggaggctgagctggggtctccttctgggctggagaagattcagcctccccagaagactCAGATGGCTGAGCTGCTTGCTCCTGCTCACTGGGGGAAAGTTGAGCCTCTATAGGAGGACCTGGAAACTCAGTTGGGGCCTCCTGTTGGATTGCAGATGACTCCatctcttctggaggctgagctggggtctcctgctgggctggagaagattcagcctccccagaagactcagaaggctgagctggctgctcCTGCTCACTGGGGGAAAGTTCAGCCTCTATAGGAGGACCTGGAAGCTCAGTTGAGGCGTCCTGTTGGATTGCAGATGATTCGatctcttctggaggctgagctggggtgTCCTACTGGGCTGGAGAAGATTCAACCTCCCGagaagactcagaaggctgagctggctgctcCTGCTCACTGGGGGAAAGTTCAGGCCTCTATAGGAGGACCTGGAAGCTCAGTTGGGGCCTCCTGTTGGATTGCAGATGACTCCATCTCTTCTGCAGGCTGAGCTGGGGTCTCCTTCTGGGCTGGAGAAgattcagcctccccagaagactCAGATGGCTGAGCTGCTGCTCCTGCTCACTGGAGGAAAGTTCAGCCTCTATAGGAGGAACTGGAAGCTTCAGTTGGGGCCTCCTGTTGGATTGCAGATGACTCCatctcttctggaggctgagctggggtctcctgctgggctggagaagattcagcctccccagaagactcagaaggctgagctggctgctcCTGCTCACTGGGGGAAAGTTCAGCCTCTATAGGAGGACCTGGAAGCTCAGTTGGGGCCTCCTGTTGGATTGCAGATGACTCCatctcttctggaggctgagctggggtctCCTGCTGGGCTGGAGAAGATTCATCCACCCCAGAAGACGCAGACGGCTGAGCTGGCTGCTCCTGCTCACTGGGGGAAAGTTCAGCCTCTATAGGAGGACCTGGAAGCTCAGTTGGGGCCTCCTGTTGGATTGCAGATGACTCCatctcctctggaggctgagctggggtctcctgctgggctggagaagattcagcctccccagaagactCAGAGGGCTGAGCTGGCTGCTCCTACTCACTGGGGGAAAGTTGACCCTCTATAGGAGGACCTGGAAACTCAGTTGGGGCCTCCTGTTGGATTGCAGATGACTCCatctcttctggaggctgagctggggtctcctgctgggctggagaagattcagcttccccagaagactcagaaggcTGCGCTGGCTGCTCCTGCTCACTGGGGGAAAGTTCAGCCTCTATAGGAGGACCTGGAAGCTCAGTTGGGGCGTCCTGTTGGATTGCAGATAACTCGatctcttctggaggctgagctggggtgTCCTACTGGGCTGGAGAAGATTCAACCTCCCGagaagactcagaaggctgaggtggctgcTCGTGCTCACTGGGGGAAAGTTAAGCCTCTATAGGAGGACCTGGAAGCTCAGTTGGGGCCTCCTGTTGGATTGCAGATGACTCCatctcttctggaggctgagctggggtctccttctgggctggagaagattcagcctccccagaagactCAGATGGCTGAGCTGCTTGCTCCTGCTCACTGGAGGAAAGTTCAGCCTCTATAGGAGGAACTGGAAGCTCAGTTGGGGCCTCCTGTTGGATTGCAGATGACTCCatctcttctggaggctgagctggggtctcctgctgggctggagaagattcagcctccccagaagactcagaaggctgagctggctgctcCTGCTCACTGGGGGAAAATTCAGCCTCTATAGGAGGTCCTGGAAGCTCAGTTCGGGCCTCCTGTTGGATTGCAGCTGTCTCCATCTCTTCTGGAGACTGAGCTGGGGTATCTTGCTGGGCTGGAGATgattcagcctccccagaagactcagaaggctgagctggctgctcCTGCCCACTCGGGGAAAGTTGAACCTCTGTAGGAGGACCTGGAAGCTCAGTTGGGGCCTCCTATTGGAATGCAGATGACTCCATCTCTTCTGGAGGCTGAACTGGGGTCTCCTGCTGGGCTAGAGAAgattcagcctccccagaagactcagaaggctgagctggctgctcCTGCTCACTGGGGGAAAGTTGAACCTCTATAGGAGGATCTGGAAGCTCAGTTGGGGCCTCGTATTGCATTGCAGATGACTCCATCTCTTCTGGACGCTGAGCTGTGGTCTCCTGCTGGGCTGGAGAAGATTCAGCTTccccagaagactcagaaggctgaggtggctgcTCCTGCTCACTGGGGGAAAGTTCAGCCTCTATAGGAGGACCTGAAGCTCAGTTGGGGCCTCCTGTTGGATTGCAGATGACTCCatctcttctggaggctgagctggggtctCCTGCTGGGCTGGAGAAGATTCATCCACCCCAGAAGACGCAGACGGCTGAGCTGGCTGCTCCTGCTCACTGGGGGAAAGTTCAGCCTCTATAGGAGGACCTGGAAGCTCAGTTGGGGGCTCCTGTTGGATTGCAGATGACTCCATCTCCTCTGAAGGCTGAGCTGGGGTCTCCTGCTGGGCTGGAGAAgattcagcctccccagaagactCAGAGGGCTGAGCTGGCTGCTCCTGCTCACTGGGGGAAAGTTGAGCCTCTATAGGAGGACCTGGAAACTCAGTTGGGGCCTCCTGTTGGATTGCAGATGACTCCatctcttctggaggctgagctggggtctcctgctgggctggagaagattcagcttccccagaagactcagaaggcTGCGCTGGCTGCTCCTGCTCACTGGGGGAAAGTTCAGCGTCTATAGGAGGACCTGGAAGCTCAGTTGGGGCGTCCTGTTGGATTGCAGATGACTCCatctcttctggaggctgagctggggtgTCCTACTGGGCTGGAGAAGATTCAACCTCCCGagaagactcagaaggctgaggtggctgcTCCTGCTCACTGGGGGAAAGTTCAGCCTCTATAGGAGGACCTGGAAGCTCAGTTGGGGCCTCCTGTTGGATTGCAGATGACTCCatctcttctggaggctgagctggggtctccttctgggctggagaagattcagcctccccagaagactCAGATGGCTGAGCTGCTTGCTCCTGCTCACTGGAGGAAAGTTCAGCCTCTATAGGAGGAACTGGAAGCTCAGTTGGGGCCTCCTGTTGGATTGCAGATGACTCCatctcttctggaggctgagctggggtctcctgctgggctggagaagattcagcctccccagaagactcagaaggctgagctggctgctcCTGCTCACTAGGGGAAAATTCAGCCTCTATAGGAGGTCCTGGAAGCTCAGTTGGGGCCTCCTGTTGGATTGCAGCTGTCTCCATCTCTTCTGGAGACTGAGCTGGGGTATGTTGCTGGGCTGGAGATgattcagcctccccagaagactcagaaggctgagctggctgctcCTGCCCACTGGGGGAAAGTTGAACCTCTGTAGGAGGACCTGGAAGCTCAGTTGGGGCCTCCTGTTAGATTGCAGATGACTCCATCTCTTCTGGAGGCTGAACTGGGGTCTCCTGCTGGGCTAGAGAAgattcagcctccccagaagactcagaaggctgagctggctgctcCTGCTCACTGGGGGAAAGTTGAACCTCTATAGGAGGACCTGGAAGCTCAGTTGGGGCCTCGTATTGCATTGCAGATGACTCCatctcttctggaggctgagctggggtctcctgctgggctggagaagattcagcttccccagaagactcagaaggctgaggtggctgcTCCTGCTCAGTGGGGGAAAGTTCAGCCTCTATAGGAGGACCTGAAGCTCAGTTGGGGCCTCCTGTTGGATTTCAGATGACTCGatctcttctggaggctgagctggggtctCCTGCTGGGCTGGAGAAGATTCAGTCTCCCCAGaggactcagaaggctgagctggctgctcCTGCTCACTGGGGGAAAGTTCAGCCTCTATAGGAGGACCTGGAAGCTCACTTGGTGCCTCCTGTTGGATTGCAGATGACTCCATATCTTCTGGAGGCTAAGCTGGGGTCTCCTGCTGGGCTGGAGAAgattcagcctccccagaagactCAGATGGCTGAGCTGGCTGCTCCTGCTCACTGCGGGAAAGTTGAACCTCTATAGGAGGACCTGGAAGCTCCGTTGGGGCCTCCTGTTGGATTGCAGATGACTCCATCTCTTCTGGAGGCTGAACTAGGGTCTCCTGCTGGGCTGGAGAAGATTCAACCTccccagaagactcagaaggTTGAGCTGGCTGCTCCTGCTCACTGGGGGAAAGTTCAGCCTCTATAGGAGGACCTGGAAGCTCAGTTGGGGCCTCCTGTTGGATTGCAGATGACTCCATatcttctggaggctgagctggggtctcctggtgggctggagaagattcaacctccccagaagactcagaaggctgagctggctgctcCTGCTCACTGGGGGAAAGTTCAGCCTCTATAGGAGGACCTGGAAGCTCAGTTGGGGCCTCCTGTTGGATTGCAGATGACTCCatctcttctggaggctgagctggggtcccctgctgggctggagaagattcagcctccccagaagactcagaaggctgagctggctgcTGCTGCTCACTGCGGGAAGGTTCAGCCTCTATAGGAGGACCTGGAAGCTCAGTTGGGGCCTCCTGTTGGATTGCAGATGACTCCatctcttctggaggctgagctggggtctcctgctgggctggagaagatacagcctccccagaagactcagaaggctgagctgggtgCTCCTGCTCACTGGGGGAAAGTTCAGCCTCTATAGGAGGACCTGGAATCTCAATTGGGGCCTCCTGTTGGATTGCAGATGACTCCatctcttctggaggctgagctggggtctCCTGCTGGGCTGGAGAAGATTCAACCTCCCCAGAAGACTCCTAAGGCTTAGCTGGCTGCTCCTGCTCACTAGGGGGAAGTTCAGGCTCCACAGGAGGACCTGGAGGTTCAGCTGGGGCCTCCTGTTGGGTTGCAGAAGGTTCCACCTCCTCTGGAGGCTGACCTGGGGACTCCTGCTCGGCTTGGGAAGATTTTGTCTCGTTTTCAGCCTCTGGAGTCATGGGAACCTCCACATCTGCAGGTTTAACTGTAATGCCAGGCAAGTTATAAAGAGATTGATCCTCACCTGGGGGTTGAACTGTCACCTCAGGATTCGTTAGAGTTAGACTCTCTATAGAGGATGCTGGAGACAGATCTGGGGCCTCCTCTTGGGTTGAAGAAGGTTCTTCCTCCTCAGGGAGCTGTGGAAGCTCCCCTGGGGCATCTTGCTGGAGTAAAGAGGACTGGATGTCTTCAAGCATCTCTGCATTTAGAGTTTCAGGCTCTAGATGGAATTGAGAAAGTCCAACTTGCTCAGGGGGCCCTGGAGGCTCATCTGAGTTCACCCTGAGTTCTGGAGGCAGGCTGCTGGGATACAGTGTATCCATACTCGAATATTCATCCTGCAAAGTCTGTTTCTGATGCCCAGACTTGGATAATTGGTGTGGAATTCCATCAATCTCAGCAAGGCTCCAACGCTGAGCTACATCTTTCTTCAGGTTCTTGGGCGAAACAATAAATGTGATTGGTTTTGAGATCTTACTGTGTAGCGGAACAAGCCTTTCATCTGCCTGATGACCTGCAGCCCGATCTAGATCTGCAGTTGGAACGTTACTTTTGAGGCGAGGAAGCTGAACTAGGGTCTCGTTCTCATCCCCGTCCAGCATTGGGACCACCTCTGGGAGCCTTTCTTGCGGAGTCAACTTCTCATTTAAATCCTGGTGTGCAGCGGAGAACTGCTCTGGCCCCAGGGGGAGCTCTTGAGCTGAATCCGGGTCCACGAATGGAATCAAATTTTCAGTCGATTCTTGGGGCAAGGCTGACATCTGCGAGGAAGCAGAGGGCCCCAGGTAATCAAAGTCCCCCGGGTCTGCCGGGGGAGTGGGCACATGGGGAGATTCCCATGGGAGATGGGAGGAGCGGGAAGACCGGGGCTCAGGTGTCCCCAGGGGGTTAGAGGTCAGCTGGAGCGGGTCTTTGacccactccagaggctgagcctCCTTGACTAGTAGACACAGTAGTTGCCACGTGAGGAGAGGCCATGGGCCCCAGAAACGCGGTCGGGACATGACACACGCGGGTTCTGAGCACTCAGCGGGAGTCATTCTGGCAACCCCAAGATGCTCGTGCCTCTTATAAGCGTGCGCCCCGCCCTGTCTTTATGACACCTTTATTTACGCCACCTTTATTAGGCTTGGGTCCAGATCCGCTCCATGTCACCAGGGcaatcatttttttattttttgagacggagtctcgctctgccgcccagtctggagtgcagtggccggatctcagctccagGGCAATCTTATGTCACAATCCTGCCCAAACACCCCGACCCCTCCCCTTAGCGAGGAAGGATTTGGGCCACAGACCCAGGTGGTCCCAGGCCTCCAGCAGCCTGCTgtggtgtggtggggtggggtgacgGGACCTTGCCTTGGGATCTTCAGAAGTGCTAGTCCAGTTGTGGTAGCCTGAACTCTTCCTCCTCCAAGGTGAAATCCGAGCATACTCTTCCTTTCAGGGAGAGCAACTGAGCTGCAAAATTGGCGCCAGTTAGGGTGGCAGGCACGACGCACGTAACAGTCATTTATTCCAAAATGTTGCTATTTTGGCTAAACTGTCGCATGTTTGATAATGAAGTCACCACCCTACTAGGTAGGGGCTGCCAGGGAATAAGCGAGGACTCCAAATTTTCTGTAGgaggggtgttgggggtgggcAATTCAGTCTGGGAAAGAAGGCTTTAATCCAAGTGAAGAGCCCTTTGCACTAGCAGGGAGGAGGCTGAACCGTCATCCTGCCTTGACTCAACACAGCCATTACCCTAGAAGTTACAGCGCCACCCTTCAGAGATCTACCCTGTGTGCACACATGGAGAAGCAGCTTAGGCTGTTAAAGTCAACATGTTAAATAATTTCCTGAAATGCGACTGTAATTAGAACACAGCTGACTTCCCCCACAGCCATTCTTACCTATTACTGTCTGGCACAATTATCAGCATGTAAACTCCAAGAAGGTGCTTCATCTTATTCCAGTGCCTAGCATAGGCATAGGGTGCATAGTGATGGTTTTAAAATTGAAGgagggctgtgcacagtggctcacacccataatgctggaactttgggaggccaaggtgggcagatcactgaggtcagaagttccagaccagcctgatcaacatgctgaaatcccatctctactaatagccgggcgtggtggtgcatgcctgtaatcccagctactccggaggttgaagcaggagaatcacttgaacctgggaggcagaggttgcagtgagcctagatcgcaacattgcactttagcctgggcaataagagagaaactccatctcaataaaataaaataaaactgaagggATTCCAAGAttcaccttatttttttttttttgagacggagtctggctctgtggcccaggctggagtgcagtggcgtgatcttggctcactgcaagctccgcctcccgggttcacgccattctcctgcctcagcctcccgtgtagctgggactacaggcgcccgccaccgcacccggctaattttttgtatttttagtagagacggggtttcactatgttaggatggcctcgatctcctgaccttgtgatcctcccgtctcggcctcccaaagtgctgggattataggcgtgagccaccacgcccgcccaGATTCACCTTATTTAGGGATGGATCTTTGTTATAACCAGATTTCTGAAATCAGTGCTGACTTCCTCTCACATTTCACAGGAAcctagacttcttttttttttttttttgagacggagtctggctctgtcgcccagtctggagtgcagtggccggatctcagctcactgcaagctccgcctcccaggttcatgccattctcctgcctcagcctcccgagtagctgggactacaggcgtccgccaccttgcccggctagttttttgtattttttagtagagacggggtttcaccgtgttagccaggatggtctcaatctcctgatctcgtgatccagccgtctcggcctcccaaagtgctgggattacaggcttgagccactgcgcccggccaaacctAGACTTCTTAAAGCTTGAAGTTGGCCGGACTTCAAAACACGTTGCAACTTCGGGgtgaaagttaaataaaacacTCTAGCCCCAAATTAAGTTCCCACTGAAATAAAACTtttgctcctttttaaaaaaaaaattccataaatagtaaataatgactattttcttttgagattacTTTAGAAACTTAATCCCTATTTAAGAGCTTTCATATGCAGTCATGTGTTGCCTGCCATGTGAGGAgcttgagaaatgtgtcattaggtgatttcaccATTGTGTTAACATCATAgcatatacttacacaaacccagGTGGTATAGCCTAcagcacacctaggctatatggtatggtCTATGACTCCTAGGCCACAAACCTCTACTatgtgttactgtactgaatattaaAGGCAACTGTCACAGAATGGCaggtatttgtgtatgtaaacatggaaaaggtatagttaaaatactgtataaaagataaaaatggggcccaaccacagtggctcatgcctgtaatcccagcactttgggatgcggaggtgggtggatcacctgaggtcaggagttcgagaccagcctggccaacatggcaaaaaccagtctctactaaaaatacaaaaattagctgagtatggtggcgcatgcctataatcccagctactcgggaggctgaggtaggagaatcacttgaacccaggaggtagaagttacagtgagctgagatcacaccatcgcactccagcctgggtaacagagtgagactccatctcaacaacaacaacaacaacaacaagataaAAATGGTATGCCTGTATAGGGATAGCTCCATTGTACTCCCATggaaccaccatcatatatgtggtctacTGTTGACCAAAACTTCATTTTGCAGCACATGATCGTAAATGATTGACAGAAAGATCTTCAGCAAAATAGTCCACCCAAGGTATATGGGAGATATTGAGATCCAAGTAATAAGCCATATTTGAAAGGCATTATAGTTTTCGAAAGCTGTAGCACAATCAGTCTTAAGGCCACTTACATTCTCCCCACATCTCTGGGATCCTGTTTGAAGGGAGTTCTAAAAAGGCCTGTGTTCAAGCAGCCCAGCATCCCTTACTCATGGGGCCGGGGGAGACTAACCCCTCTCCTATCTCCACAACTGTAGTAATACAGTCCTCAGTTCTGCTCTCCAAACTTCAAACAAGGGGTCAGAGCCAAGGGTCAAGACTTTAGGAAAAGCCCCAGAAATACCCTGcactcaaaaagcagtttcagacCCCAGAAATACCCTGcactcaaaaagcagtttcagagtTTCACATTTTCCTGAGAATGAAACAAATTATCCTCCAAATTCTGCTGCTTATTTTGAATTATGGTTATACTGGATATGTTATCTGACccttgaggttttttttgtttttctgagatgggagttcactcgtgttgcccaggctggagtgcaatggagcgatcttggctcaccacaacctccacctcccaggttcaagcgattctcttgcctcagcctcctgagtagcaggatgCATGCGCCAccgtttccccatgttggtcaggctggtcctgagctcccaacctcaggtgatccgcctgccttggcctcccaaagcactggcattacgtttgagccactgcgcccggccctgttaCCTTTGATTTTTTATCTCCACATACTTGAATTAAACCGTGTAGTTCTTCTTCCCATGTGACATCTACAATCTCTTCACTGGGTCTGAACTCCACAGCTATTTTATCACTTTCTGAAATAAAGTTAGCAAGGATCAATTCAGAATGTTTTTCATTCTAAAACTTCCTGCATATATTGGTAGCAGCCcacaatgaaacattattttggtttctaaaagcagaaaataagagCACTTTCCTGGAAGTTCCCTCATTATACcgttggattttttcttttttttttggagacagggtcttactctgcacccaggctggaatgcagtgacactatcagagctcactgcagcctggaattcctgggctcaagtgatcttcccgcctcagcctccagagtaacagGGTCTACTcccctgtgcccagctaattctctttttagagacatggtcccgctttgttgcccaggctgatctcaaactcctggcttgaactgatccttctgtcttggtctcccaaagtgctgagatttcaggcgtgagtcaccatgtctggtCTCACAGCTCAGTTTTTAACATATGCATGAAATATCAACTGTGTTTGGGTCATAAGACTTTATGATGTTACAGATAGGAACTAAGGAATAATAACATAggaaatagccgggcgcggtggctcaagcgggcggatcacaaggtcaggagatcgaaaccatcctggcgaacacagtgaaaccccgtctctactaaaaatacaaaaaactagccgcgcgaggtggcgggcgcctgtagtcccagctactcaggaggctgaggcaggagaatggcgtgaacccgggaggcggagcttgcagtgagccggagattgcgccactgcactccagcccaggagacagagcgagactctgtcgcaaaaaaaaaaaaaaaaaaaaaagaggaccaGAGTTAAACGCGCCCCTTGGGGGTCCCCTCCTTCACTTCATAAATGGGAAAAGCAAGGTCTAGGCAGGGAAAGGGACTCAGCCAACGTCACATACACAGTACACTGATGGCCGAGCCAGGATTAGGACTCCCAGCATACCTCGTAGCCTTCTCTAATGAAAGATTTTGCTGCTGGGTTCTTCTTTATCAAGTGTTGGTCACACATtatctctctctgtgtttcttaaaacaattattcttTAATATCATTATATATTCAGTAAGTGTTCAAATTTCCACCTATTTTATGTCAGAAAgcattttctaacattttgatTAAGTCAAGATCCAAACAAGATGCACACAATATGATTAGTTGATGTCTCTTAAATCTTTTAATCCATGGATTcctctttcatctttctcttcttccctttattcttgttttgtttttttttttttttcagatggagtttcctcttgtcgcccaggctagagtgcagtggtgcgatctcaactcactgcaacctctacctcccaggttcaagcaattctcctgcttcaacctcctgagtagctgggattacaggcacctgccaccatgcctggctaatttttgtgtttttcatagagatggggtttcaccgtctgggccaggctggtctcaaacttctaacctcaaatgatccacctgcctaggccttccaaagtgc is a window from the Rhinopithecus roxellana isolate Shanxi Qingling chromosome 3, ASM756505v1, whole genome shotgun sequence genome containing:
- the LOC104662210 gene encoding LOW QUALITY PROTEIN: leucine-rich repeat-containing protein 37B-like (The sequence of the model RefSeq protein was modified relative to this genomic sequence to represent the inferred CDS: substituted 1 base at 1 genomic stop codon); protein product: MTPAECSEPACVMSRPRFWGPWPLLTWQLLCLLVKEAQPLEWVKDPLQLTSNPLGTPEPRSSRSSHLPWESPHVPTPPADPGDFDYLGPSASSQMSALPQESTENLIPFVDPDSAQELPLGPEQFSAAHQDLNEKLTPQERLPEVVPMLDGDENETLVQLPRLKSNVPTADLDRAAGHQADERLVPLHSKISKPITFIVSPKNLKKDVAQRWSLAEIDGIPHQLSKSGHQKQTLQDEYSSMDTLYPSSLPPELRVNSDEPPGPPEQVGLSQFHLEPETLNAEMLEDIQSSLLQQDAPGELPQLPEEEEPSSTQEEAPDLSPASSIESLTLTNPEVTVQPPGEDQSLYNLPGITVKPADVEVPMTPEAENETKSSQAEQESPGQPPEEVEPSATQQEAPAEPPGPPVEPELPPSEQEQPAKPXESSGEVESSPAQQETPAQPPEEMESSAIQQEAPIEIPGPPIEAELSPSEQEHPAQPSESSGEAVSSPAQQETPAQPPEEMESSAIQQEAPTELPGPPIEAEPSRSEQQQPAQPSESSGEAESSPAQQGTPAQPPEEMESSAIQQEAPTELPGPPIEAELSPSEQEQPAQPSESSGEVESSPAHQETPAQPPEDMESSAIQQEAPTELPGPPIEAELSPSEQEQPAQPSESSGEVESSPAQQETLVQPPEEMESSAIQQEAPTELPGPPIEVQLSRSEQEQPAQPSESSGEAESSPAQQETPA